From Watersipora subatra chromosome 2, tzWatSuba1.1, whole genome shotgun sequence, one genomic window encodes:
- the LOC137387021 gene encoding uncharacterized protein translates to MSAQQKYTEVRSPTKKISTTSTLSSSSTNRTVARNGEKPETTSESVESASPTSSGDPISPINREFSDNFKELKRSILSGDAYKRNQRVNQNVERQRGQQQFKLAEGVTTIRPVRSPVETPIQPVKAKKVVHFSSSTKTKSATSPKMMNNYKTEMHIPVRRHHGDLDDFFKNRWLVHNTSHMDTEFDRRRIEWESKLDDMKRGFFNFSPFGDHHSQNHRYEAANAIQPTDIIKARRSDLILINKETKQCQVIDIAILGDTRVVQKENEKIEVSSANEIDSLQHANAVSSSPVGSVVTREADTGDALNYSLSIAGYQPQEVTVTVEGRKVTVHAKHEEDCGGRKIHNEMTKSFDLPPTVNAHNVRSYIKDGSTLFIEAHLREDLDGKIHLVPVTHK, encoded by the exons ATGTCAGCTCAACAGAAATATACTGAAGTGCGCAGTCCAACCAAAAAAATTTCGACTACATCAACCTTGTCGAGTTCTTCTACCAACAGAACGGTGGCACGAAATGGCGAAAAACCTGAAACAACGAGTGAGTCTGTCGAGTCGGCTAGTCCGACCTCCAGCGGAGATCCGATTTCACCAATCAACCGCGAGTTTTCTGACAACTTTAAGGAGCTGAAAAGATCAATTTTGAGCGGGGATGCATACAAACGGAATCAGCGTGTCAACCAGAATGTGGAGCGACAGCGAGGTCAGCAACAGTTTAAACTAGCTGAAGGAGTAACAACGATTCGACCAGTGCGATCTCCGGTGGAGACACCAATTCAGCCAGTGAAGGCTAAGAAGGTGGTACATTTCAGCAGTTCGACTAAGACAAAGTCTG CCACATCACCAAAGATGATGAACAACTACAAGACAGAAATGCACATCCCTGTGAGACGTCACCATGGTGACTtggatgatttttttaaaaaccgATGGCTAGTGCACAACACATCTCACATGGATACCGAGTTTGATCGCAGACGTATCGAATGGGAATCCAAGCTGGATGATATGAAGAGAGGTTTCTTTAATTTCTCACCTTTTGGTGACCACCACTCTCAGAACCACCGCTATGAGGCAGCAAATGCAATTCAGCCA ACAGACATTATTAAAGCTAGAAGAtcagacctgatactaataaacaaagaaaccaaacaatgtcaggtcatagacatagcaatacttggagacacaagggtagtacagaaggaaaatgagaagattg AGGTCAGCTCAGCTAATGAAATTGATTCTTTGCAGCATGCCAATGCTGTCAGTTCCAGCCCAGTTG GCTCTGTTGTCACAAGAGAGGCTGACACTGGAGATGCCCTCAACTATAGTTTATCCATTGCAGGATATCAGCCACAGGAG GTGACAGTCACAGTTGAAGGAAGAAAGGTTACTGTTCACGCTAAGCATGAAGAAGACTGTGGAGGAAGGAAGATTCACAATGAAATGACGAAGTCTTTCGATTTGCCACCTACAGTTAACGCCCATAACGTAAGAAGTTACATCAAAGATGGAAGCACTCTCTTCATCGAGGCTCATCTTCGAGAAGATCTTGATGGCAAAATTCACCTCGTTCCGGTCACacacaaataa